A genomic stretch from Deinococcus misasensis DSM 22328 includes:
- a CDS encoding TetR/AcrR family transcriptional regulator has protein sequence MARTVNPRAEKQRRNHIIQAAYHAIYQRGYASVTLADIAQQAGVAKGTLVYYFGSKESLFKEVLKRFVRTIAVASMRAIRQQNTTEDRLRVFVENQFYGLLNTRRFYTVYLDFLSASTKVYELRLLTQMLFDSTDMLKVGIARTPEQAKLMRAVLDGLAIQFLFDDHADLGQYREECLRAMQAILTLD, from the coding sequence ATGGCCAGAACCGTCAATCCCAGAGCTGAAAAGCAACGCCGCAACCACATCATTCAGGCGGCCTACCATGCCATCTACCAGCGGGGTTATGCCAGCGTGACCCTTGCGGACATTGCCCAGCAAGCAGGGGTGGCCAAAGGCACTCTGGTGTATTACTTTGGCAGCAAAGAAAGCCTGTTCAAGGAGGTGCTCAAGCGGTTTGTCCGAACCATTGCTGTGGCGTCCATGCGGGCCATCCGGCAGCAGAACACCACCGAAGACCGCCTGAGGGTTTTTGTGGAAAACCAGTTTTATGGTTTGCTCAACACCCGGCGTTTTTATACGGTGTATCTGGATTTCCTGTCTGCCAGCACCAAAGTTTATGAACTCCGGTTGCTCACCCAGATGCTGTTTGACAGCACCGACATGCTTAAAGTGGGCATTGCCCGCACCCCAGAGCAGGCCAAACTGATGCGGGCGGTTCTGGATGGTCTGGCCATCCAGTTCCTGTTTGATGACCATGCAGACCTCGGGCAGTACAGGGAAGAGTGCTTGCGGGCCATGCAGGCCATTCTGACTCTGGACTGA
- a CDS encoding BamA/OMP85 family outer membrane protein, translated as MRKRLALTLALLSVPALAQQQGTLSEIRVQGADDLLSSLIKIELPFLIGDPVGRVDPKLAELTVEGLGFFKSVEARLIEENGQAVLVIQVEPNPTITQLEIKGNTAVQTQQIQALLENRLNISAGTTLNTLRVDQSRQLLSEGYRSAGFPFAPKVQTDLIAEADGVKLVYTIDETAPLENVTVSGNTLVTQEELQEAVAPLVQAKTFTMQTYQQVLQNIGALYARKGYQGSGPVPSGAELAGNVLNIPVRELKIGSVDTSSLGEGVTLSSKPGDFLNTNLLLDDVRAQGNRLGKYISVEYTPDPQDPTLVNVSFVLTDQATGKIDKIVINNETALTEEELRPLLRLKSGDMFNLELAQSDYLAMQRAYREKGYELVTQPNPIDFDGTTLTFNLRELKIAGYELEWTGEHRSQERLILRELPPAGSAFNKDIFNKSLERLIRTGYVAPPQVLTKVNPEDPNGAIFVLKLTENSNRYFSPAIEYNSLGSGWTGSVAYEDNNFFGTGHSASAQISANLNEANQPFNAQIGYSIPWLDFDFLDFATVPTSASLNVYSVITPNLSIKKPVPGSTDTEDTGRQYSERSTGFSVNVGRPLTPELRLSLGYSMEWTQAYLERRAQGEAGLPDNDPDLLASFPPNGQNSQVYSNLSFDNSNFPEFPSSGFRATAGVSYGFGYVGSDRLNWWQITGGGRSYFGFGNKLDNGFDQFAVALRANAGTILGNAPASRTFIIGGSEPSDRFTLRGYDNKAFTGSNFYTASAEFRYNTGISTGFSQGLYAVAFLDAGDAWSKSNELNANLGYGVGVQLNLGTSSFLLPAIRLDYGFSPTNPRGKLHFRLGSFF; from the coding sequence ATGCGTAAAAGACTGGCACTCACTCTGGCCCTGCTCAGCGTTCCAGCACTGGCACAACAGCAAGGCACTTTAAGTGAAATTCGTGTACAAGGGGCAGACGACCTGCTCAGCAGCCTGATCAAAATTGAGTTGCCATTCCTGATTGGAGACCCGGTGGGACGGGTGGACCCCAAACTCGCCGAGCTGACTGTGGAAGGTCTGGGCTTTTTCAAAAGTGTGGAAGCCCGACTGATCGAAGAAAATGGACAGGCGGTTCTGGTGATTCAGGTGGAACCCAACCCAACCATCACCCAGCTTGAAATCAAAGGAAACACTGCGGTACAAACCCAGCAGATTCAAGCTTTGCTGGAAAACCGACTGAACATCTCTGCAGGCACCACCCTGAACACCTTGCGCGTGGATCAATCCAGACAGTTGCTCTCGGAAGGTTACCGTTCTGCAGGATTCCCCTTTGCCCCCAAAGTGCAAACCGATCTGATTGCAGAAGCAGATGGGGTCAAACTGGTTTACACCATCGACGAAACCGCACCTCTGGAAAATGTGACGGTCTCGGGCAACACACTGGTCACACAGGAAGAATTGCAAGAGGCTGTGGCTCCACTGGTGCAAGCCAAAACCTTCACCATGCAGACCTATCAGCAGGTGTTGCAGAACATTGGTGCACTGTATGCCCGCAAAGGATATCAGGGCAGTGGACCGGTACCCTCTGGGGCAGAACTCGCAGGCAATGTGCTGAACATTCCCGTGCGTGAGCTGAAAATCGGCAGTGTAGATACCAGCAGTCTGGGTGAAGGGGTCACCCTGAGCAGCAAACCTGGCGATTTTTTGAACACCAACCTGTTGCTGGACGATGTGCGGGCACAGGGCAACCGGCTCGGCAAATACATCAGTGTGGAATACACACCAGACCCCCAGGATCCCACCCTGGTCAATGTGTCTTTCGTGCTGACCGATCAGGCCACAGGAAAGATCGACAAAATCGTCATCAACAACGAAACCGCACTGACGGAAGAAGAGTTGCGTCCCCTGTTGCGCTTGAAAAGCGGTGACATGTTCAACCTTGAATTGGCCCAGAGCGATTATCTGGCCATGCAAAGGGCTTACCGCGAAAAAGGCTACGAACTGGTGACCCAACCCAACCCCATCGATTTTGATGGAACCACCCTGACTTTCAACCTGCGCGAACTCAAGATTGCAGGCTATGAGCTGGAGTGGACGGGTGAGCACCGCAGTCAAGAACGCTTGATTCTGCGTGAATTGCCACCAGCAGGCAGCGCTTTCAACAAAGACATCTTCAACAAGAGTCTGGAGCGCTTGATCCGCACCGGTTATGTGGCTCCTCCTCAGGTGCTCACCAAAGTGAATCCAGAGGATCCCAATGGTGCCATTTTCGTTCTGAAGCTCACGGAAAACAGCAACCGCTACTTCAGCCCTGCCATTGAATACAACAGTTTGGGCAGTGGCTGGACGGGCAGTGTGGCTTATGAAGACAACAACTTCTTTGGCACCGGACACAGTGCCTCTGCACAAATCAGTGCCAACCTCAACGAAGCCAACCAGCCTTTCAATGCCCAGATTGGTTATTCCATTCCCTGGTTGGATTTTGATTTCCTGGACTTTGCCACGGTACCCACCAGTGCATCGTTGAACGTTTACAGTGTGATCACCCCCAACCTGTCCATCAAAAAGCCTGTGCCAGGCAGCACCGATACCGAAGACACTGGAAGACAGTACTCTGAACGCTCCACAGGTTTCAGTGTGAATGTGGGCCGTCCCCTGACCCCAGAACTGCGCCTTTCTCTGGGCTACAGCATGGAGTGGACCCAGGCGTATCTGGAAAGACGTGCTCAGGGTGAAGCAGGATTGCCAGACAACGATCCTGATTTGCTGGCCAGTTTCCCACCCAACGGCCAGAACAGTCAGGTCTACAGCAACCTCAGTTTTGACAACAGCAATTTTCCAGAATTCCCCAGTTCAGGCTTCAGGGCCACTGCAGGGGTTTCTTATGGTTTCGGTTATGTGGGCAGCGACCGGTTGAACTGGTGGCAGATCACCGGAGGAGGCCGCAGCTACTTTGGTTTCGGCAACAAACTGGACAATGGCTTCGATCAATTTGCCGTGGCCCTGCGGGCCAATGCAGGGACCATTCTCGGAAATGCTCCCGCCTCCCGCACATTCATCATTGGGGGCAGTGAACCTTCTGATCGTTTCACTTTGCGTGGATACGACAACAAAGCCTTCACAGGATCAAATTTCTACACAGCCAGTGCCGAATTCCGCTACAACACAGGCATCTCTACAGGCTTCTCACAAGGGTTGTACGCTGTGGCCTTTCTGGATGCTGGCGATGCATGGAGCAAATCCAATGAACTCAATGCCAACCTGGGTTACGGCGTTGGCGTTCAACTCAACCTCGGGACCAGCAGTTTCTTGCTGCCTGCCATCCGACTGGATTATGGTTTCAGTCCCACCAACCCCAGAGGCAAACTGCATTTCCGTCTTGGTTCCTTCTTCTGA
- a CDS encoding lipid II:glycine glycyltransferase FemX — translation MWFLSPGFARLWDVSSLRLIEAPTRDAYDEIVATLPYTSPLQAWGFGEARKVLGQEAHRFLIQKNGRTVGAIQILRKPLVAGFSLLYVPRGPVFENPDDLLDLPAAIKKFAKVTDLTVKIEPPKPIPSTEEEQQDIPDSLGIWKRGKVEQPEHTIAVDLRLPEDQLLKNLHQMARRNVKTAQKLGTVAGRDDHFDDFWHIFEATNERAKLGQYPKKYYTTMLSAMQGKHSEAYIVLARHEGKALAGGFFVAVGKGTYYLYGGSVRDDRLTPEGEPYKDVKAPTAFYWNAMLDAKARGYEFFDFWGIPAKLSEDKHSFGVFKMKENFGGFKLWYPAYDLDLNPMAPAVRKMLAARKRRINLKMRGTAEDVL, via the coding sequence ATGTGGTTTCTCTCACCGGGCTTTGCTAGACTCTGGGACGTGTCCAGTTTGCGTTTGATTGAAGCCCCCACCCGAGATGCCTACGACGAAATCGTCGCCACCCTCCCCTACACCAGCCCTTTGCAGGCGTGGGGATTTGGAGAGGCCAGAAAAGTGCTCGGGCAGGAAGCCCATCGATTTCTGATTCAAAAAAATGGCCGGACTGTGGGGGCGATCCAGATCCTCCGCAAGCCTCTGGTGGCCGGATTCAGCCTGCTATACGTGCCCAGAGGTCCAGTTTTTGAAAACCCTGACGACCTGCTGGATTTGCCTGCAGCCATCAAAAAATTTGCGAAAGTCACCGATTTGACCGTCAAAATTGAGCCGCCCAAGCCCATCCCCAGCACTGAAGAGGAGCAGCAGGACATCCCTGACAGCCTCGGAATCTGGAAACGGGGCAAGGTCGAGCAGCCAGAGCACACCATCGCGGTGGATTTGCGTCTCCCTGAAGACCAACTGCTGAAAAACCTCCACCAGATGGCCCGCAGGAACGTCAAAACCGCCCAGAAGCTGGGCACCGTGGCAGGCCGTGACGACCATTTCGATGACTTCTGGCACATTTTTGAAGCCACCAACGAACGGGCCAAGCTTGGGCAGTATCCCAAAAAGTATTACACCACCATGCTCAGCGCCATGCAGGGCAAACACAGCGAGGCTTACATCGTGCTGGCCCGCCATGAAGGCAAAGCTCTGGCCGGAGGGTTTTTTGTGGCAGTGGGCAAAGGCACCTATTACCTGTACGGCGGTTCTGTGCGGGATGACCGTCTGACCCCCGAGGGGGAACCTTATAAAGATGTCAAAGCCCCCACAGCATTTTACTGGAATGCCATGCTGGACGCCAAAGCAAGAGGATATGAATTCTTTGATTTCTGGGGCATTCCGGCCAAACTCTCCGAAGACAAACACTCTTTTGGGGTGTTCAAAATGAAAGAGAACTTCGGTGGTTTCAAGCTCTGGTACCCTGCGTACGACCTGGACCTGAACCCGATGGCTCCAGCAGTGCGCAAGATGCTGGCCGCCCGCAAGCGCAGGATCAATTTGAAAATGCGTGGGACAGCGGAGGATGTGCTTTAA
- a CDS encoding peptidylprolyl isomerase — protein sequence MKKHLITLMLTMAGLGFAQETAPATPETPAVSDAIPQDPNAVAATYGDEELTLAEFEVEYQAYAGRLLNQQGMPASPENYKYFDAYREQILQDVVQQIVASDMANSMGFGADPAVIDAQIQQVKAGFQDDAAYQQAIKDAGIRDEAFLRELIARDIATQNWINSLSQRAEISDSALQMLYLLDKDKFNRSAQACVKHILVQTPEIAATVKDRLDKGEAFAAVAQEVSQDPGSAAQGGELGCFSKGETVPEFDKASFEGPVGQLQQVTTQFGVHLLIVDRRNEAGVLPFEDAKAELASGLKQRAAYKVMQAKLAKVPVELNEEVVRVDVPAAPEGEGAGDMTEETPPTE from the coding sequence ATGAAAAAACATCTGATCACATTGATGCTGACCATGGCAGGATTGGGCTTCGCACAGGAAACTGCTCCAGCCACCCCCGAGACCCCCGCTGTTTCCGATGCCATCCCTCAGGACCCCAATGCTGTGGCTGCCACCTATGGCGATGAAGAACTGACCCTCGCTGAATTTGAAGTGGAATACCAGGCTTACGCTGGCCGTTTGCTCAACCAGCAAGGCATGCCTGCCAGCCCTGAGAACTACAAGTACTTCGATGCTTACCGCGAGCAGATCCTGCAAGATGTGGTCCAGCAGATTGTGGCTTCTGACATGGCCAACAGCATGGGTTTTGGTGCCGATCCTGCAGTGATCGATGCCCAGATCCAGCAGGTCAAAGCAGGCTTCCAGGATGATGCTGCTTACCAGCAAGCCATCAAAGATGCGGGCATCCGCGATGAGGCTTTCCTGCGCGAACTGATTGCCCGTGACATCGCCACCCAGAACTGGATCAACAGCCTTTCCCAGCGTGCTGAAATTTCCGACAGCGCCCTGCAGATGCTCTACCTCCTCGACAAAGACAAATTCAACCGTTCTGCTCAGGCTTGCGTGAAGCACATTCTGGTGCAAACCCCTGAGATTGCTGCCACCGTCAAAGACCGTCTGGACAAAGGTGAAGCTTTCGCTGCTGTGGCTCAGGAAGTCTCTCAGGATCCCGGCAGTGCTGCACAGGGAGGCGAACTGGGTTGCTTCTCCAAAGGCGAAACCGTTCCCGAGTTTGACAAGGCTTCCTTCGAGGGGCCTGTGGGTCAACTGCAACAGGTGACCACCCAATTCGGCGTGCACCTTTTGATCGTGGACCGTCGCAATGAAGCTGGAGTGCTGCCTTTTGAAGACGCCAAAGCCGAACTGGCTTCAGGGCTCAAACAACGTGCAGCTTACAAGGTCATGCAAGCCAAACTGGCCAAAGTGCCTGTCGAGCTCAACGAAGAAGTGGTCCGTGTGGACGTGCCTGCTGCCCCCGAGGGTGAAGGTGCTGGAGACATGACCGAAGAAACCCCTCCCACCGAGTGA
- a CDS encoding c-type cytochrome — MNRFAVQMAIFMVFLVGGGIVAYNQGVHDGSAHMEGKHEGDKGLPSPEEANAASEAGTTPQLDGNATDPGQESETEGNAQADQPQDQVADNPTNDQSKPDTGPADSMGTQEDNAEGGTEMAASGNVENGKTVFNNCAGCHGANGEGGFGPKLAGVVSKWTADGLKVTLREGKTPDGKTLQPGMPRFAEGQISDEQVVDLHAFLSTLQ; from the coding sequence ATGAACCGTTTTGCTGTGCAGATGGCCATTTTCATGGTGTTTTTGGTGGGAGGGGGCATTGTGGCGTACAACCAGGGTGTCCACGATGGCTCTGCCCACATGGAAGGCAAGCACGAAGGAGACAAGGGCTTGCCCAGTCCCGAAGAAGCCAATGCCGCCAGTGAAGCTGGCACCACCCCCCAGTTGGATGGCAACGCCACCGACCCCGGACAGGAAAGTGAAACCGAAGGCAACGCTCAGGCCGATCAACCTCAAGATCAGGTTGCAGACAACCCCACCAACGACCAGTCCAAACCCGATACCGGCCCTGCTGACAGCATGGGCACCCAGGAAGACAATGCTGAAGGTGGCACTGAAATGGCTGCCAGTGGCAATGTGGAAAATGGCAAAACCGTTTTCAACAATTGTGCGGGTTGCCACGGAGCCAATGGCGAAGGTGGATTTGGTCCCAAACTGGCCGGTGTGGTCAGCAAATGGACCGCAGATGGTCTGAAGGTCACCTTGCGTGAAGGCAAAACCCCTGATGGCAAAACCCTTCAGCCTGGCATGCCCCGCTTTGCAGAAGGCCAGATCAGCGACGAGCAAGTTGTGGACTTGCACGCTTTCCTGAGCACCCTGCAGTAA
- a CDS encoding DUF3084 domain-containing protein, whose amino-acid sequence MLWVLLVFVVLLAGLIAYVADNVARRVGRRHIRLFGLRPKTTALIYAVATGMGISFLSMLGFALVNQQAIVTISKAEQYRKELQELKLQIEPLKQNKAALEVALEDTQQNVVRLSKERTEALTARDSLKKEADGLKQEVSELKEYRVALESQNQKLNGRADELFKQGQTLEQSIRELEVKSTNLDKQNQKLRTSYEQMVKDLDQERAQFQKVQSQYQQALQQYQQAQQQVKQISPTIEALRNEQRNLKKENETLKKARQTAQAELSGLQYLRAQLLKESEELKQDNSQLRSSLKQLNQEMGQLRAESTQLKASLDQQRTELEARRTQDAIFEKGDLVFQGIFVASEGSDALERAVRQAELKAIAKGARGKPNAVLIGEDQVSLLAQRLRGMNGDVLVLVRATNNQIKGFPVSVDMQIVENKVLYASEQPIRSRLISVGASGVKTNRELTQFLQTLALDTIKTLHEQGIPLENLPGGLSTTDTVNMVNSLKNLKGSVLVAMVSRSDIKPGSKVVLYPRILR is encoded by the coding sequence ATGCTCTGGGTGCTCCTCGTTTTTGTGGTGCTGCTGGCCGGTCTGATTGCCTACGTTGCAGACAACGTGGCCAGACGGGTTGGGCGGCGTCACATCCGTTTGTTTGGTTTGCGGCCCAAAACCACAGCTTTGATTTATGCTGTGGCCACGGGGATGGGAATCAGCTTTCTCAGCATGCTGGGATTTGCGCTGGTCAACCAACAGGCCATTGTCACCATCAGTAAGGCAGAACAGTACCGCAAAGAGTTGCAGGAGCTGAAACTGCAAATTGAGCCTTTGAAACAGAACAAAGCTGCTCTGGAAGTGGCCCTCGAAGACACCCAGCAAAATGTGGTTCGCCTCAGCAAAGAACGCACAGAAGCGCTCACTGCCCGGGACAGCCTCAAAAAAGAAGCCGATGGCTTGAAACAAGAAGTGTCTGAACTGAAAGAATACCGGGTGGCTCTGGAGTCCCAGAACCAGAAACTCAATGGACGGGCAGATGAACTGTTCAAACAGGGGCAGACCCTTGAACAGAGCATCCGTGAACTGGAAGTCAAAAGCACCAATCTGGACAAGCAGAACCAAAAATTGCGAACCAGTTATGAGCAGATGGTCAAAGACCTCGATCAGGAACGGGCCCAATTCCAGAAAGTCCAGAGCCAATATCAGCAAGCCCTGCAGCAGTACCAGCAAGCCCAGCAGCAGGTGAAGCAGATCAGCCCCACCATTGAGGCCCTGCGCAACGAGCAACGCAACCTGAAGAAAGAAAACGAAACCCTGAAGAAAGCCCGTCAGACTGCACAGGCAGAACTCAGTGGGCTTCAGTACCTGCGGGCTCAACTGCTCAAAGAGTCTGAAGAGCTCAAGCAGGACAATTCGCAATTGCGTTCTTCTCTCAAGCAGCTGAATCAGGAGATGGGACAGTTGCGTGCAGAATCCACACAATTGAAAGCCAGTCTGGACCAGCAACGCACCGAACTGGAAGCCCGCCGAACCCAGGATGCCATTTTCGAGAAAGGTGATCTGGTGTTCCAGGGCATTTTTGTCGCTTCAGAAGGGTCAGATGCTCTGGAGCGTGCGGTTCGTCAGGCGGAACTCAAAGCCATTGCCAAAGGGGCCAGAGGCAAACCCAATGCAGTCCTGATTGGCGAGGACCAGGTGTCTTTGCTGGCCCAGCGTTTGCGTGGCATGAACGGAGATGTGCTTGTGCTGGTCCGGGCCACCAACAACCAGATCAAAGGCTTCCCGGTCAGCGTGGACATGCAGATTGTGGAAAACAAAGTGCTTTACGCCAGTGAGCAACCCATCCGGTCCCGATTGATCAGTGTGGGTGCCAGTGGTGTGAAAACCAACCGGGAGCTCACCCAGTTCCTGCAAACCCTTGCTCTGGACACCATCAAAACCCTTCATGAGCAGGGGATTCCTCTGGAAAACCTGCCGGGCGGTCTGAGCACCACCGATACTGTCAACATGGTCAACAGCCTGAAGAACCTCAAAGGTTCTGTGCTGGTTGCCATGGTGTCACGTTCTGACATCAAACCGGGAAGCAAAGTGGTGTTGTACCCTCGCATCTTGCGTTGA
- a CDS encoding amidohydrolase family protein — protein MQLRLFTCEVLYSGMGIPRSPGAIVLSDELVVATGSPEELQQMYPQAVFAGHHKVIGPQVANAHTHLDLSTMPFMEKPYTAWIQEVIRFSRSGQRNLDAALQGLSEIAPKLGDIVTEESVMEFLLQQEGLQGVAYWEVIGLNPEHADKIFQDTTARLRKWRKMERPNGMKVGLSPHTPHTVSGKLMKLLAQFAQAEGFPMQIHVAEHPAELEFHTTGTGPLAESIEGFSGLKTREILGHDNGPTVVEHLDLLGVLQARPTLIHVVNVTESDIQRIAAAGCPVITCPRSNHALECGTFQWPVFARYGVEIGIGTDSKASGQTLNVLDEIRFAQELYGEEVPLRSLVRAAVKGNYRILGLQVPFLRRGEPVQNVHFWEF, from the coding sequence ATGCAGCTTCGCTTGTTCACCTGTGAAGTGCTGTACTCAGGAATGGGCATCCCCAGAAGCCCTGGAGCCATTGTGTTGTCGGATGAACTGGTGGTGGCCACTGGAAGCCCCGAGGAATTGCAGCAGATGTACCCTCAGGCGGTGTTTGCAGGGCACCACAAAGTGATTGGGCCACAGGTCGCCAATGCCCACACCCATCTGGACCTCAGCACCATGCCCTTCATGGAGAAACCCTATACGGCATGGATTCAGGAAGTGATCCGCTTCTCCAGAAGTGGACAGCGCAATCTGGATGCAGCCCTTCAGGGCCTCTCAGAAATCGCCCCAAAACTGGGCGACATCGTCACCGAAGAAAGTGTGATGGAATTTCTGCTCCAGCAGGAGGGGCTGCAAGGGGTGGCTTACTGGGAGGTCATCGGCCTCAACCCAGAGCACGCCGACAAAATTTTTCAGGACACCACAGCCCGTCTGAGAAAATGGCGCAAAATGGAGCGCCCAAACGGCATGAAGGTGGGTCTCAGTCCCCACACACCCCATACGGTGTCTGGAAAACTGATGAAATTGCTGGCCCAGTTTGCACAGGCTGAGGGTTTCCCCATGCAAATCCATGTTGCAGAGCACCCTGCAGAACTGGAATTTCACACCACAGGCACTGGACCTCTGGCCGAATCCATCGAGGGGTTCTCTGGTCTGAAAACCCGTGAGATTCTGGGACACGACAATGGACCAACGGTGGTGGAACACCTCGATCTGCTGGGGGTTTTGCAGGCCAGACCCACCCTGATCCATGTGGTGAACGTCACGGAATCGGACATCCAACGGATTGCAGCAGCAGGATGCCCGGTGATCACCTGCCCGAGAAGCAACCATGCTCTGGAATGTGGCACCTTCCAGTGGCCCGTTTTTGCCCGTTATGGTGTGGAAATTGGCATTGGAACGGACAGCAAAGCCAGCGGTCAAACCCTGAACGTGCTGGATGAAATCCGTTTCGCACAGGAATTGTATGGCGAGGAGGTCCCTTTGCGTTCTCTGGTTCGGGCTGCCGTCAAGGGCAATTACCGGATTCTGGGGTTGCAAGTGCCGTTTTTGCGACGTGGTGAGCCAGTACAGAATGTGCATTTCTGGGAGTTTTAA
- the lptB gene encoding LPS export ABC transporter ATP-binding protein, translating to MTSSNLLELKASGLYKSYGKRTVVGGVDLNIKRGEIVALFGPNGAGKTTTFYMMVGFVRPNGGRITLKGEDITSLAMHHRAKKGLGYLPQEPSAFRKMTARDNLLAILEFQNLTRQEQENRADALLEEFGLTKLAQSYAYQLSGGERRRLEIARALTTDPDFILLDEPFTGVDPKSVAEIQRLVKELRERRGLGVFITDHAVRETMALCDRVYLMYDGQVRFQGTPEEFARDDSARRHYLGENFEV from the coding sequence ATGACATCATCGAACCTTCTGGAACTCAAGGCCTCAGGGCTTTATAAATCTTACGGAAAACGCACTGTGGTGGGCGGAGTGGACCTCAACATCAAACGGGGTGAAATTGTGGCCCTTTTCGGTCCAAACGGGGCAGGGAAAACCACCACTTTTTACATGATGGTGGGATTTGTGCGCCCCAATGGTGGACGCATCACCCTCAAAGGGGAAGACATCACCAGCCTTGCCATGCACCATCGGGCCAAGAAAGGGCTGGGTTATTTGCCACAAGAGCCCAGTGCTTTTCGCAAAATGACCGCCAGAGACAACCTGCTGGCCATCCTGGAATTCCAGAACCTGACCCGTCAGGAACAGGAAAACCGTGCGGATGCTTTGCTGGAAGAATTTGGTTTGACCAAATTGGCCCAGTCTTATGCCTACCAGCTTTCGGGTGGTGAGCGTCGTCGTCTGGAAATTGCCAGAGCCCTGACCACCGATCCTGACTTCATCCTGCTGGATGAGCCTTTCACAGGGGTGGATCCCAAATCCGTGGCGGAAATCCAGCGTCTGGTCAAAGAACTGCGGGAACGCCGTGGCCTCGGGGTGTTCATCACGGACCATGCTGTGCGTGAAACCATGGCCCTCTGTGACCGGGTGTACCTGATGTACGACGGGCAGGTGCGCTTTCAGGGAACCCCGGAAGAGTTTGCACGTGACGACAGTGCACGCCGTCACTACCTGGGTGAAAACTTCGAAGTGTAA